In Candidatus Lokiarchaeota archaeon, the genomic stretch AGAATTTCGTAGAGGAATTCAAGGAATTCCTTAGCAAGTATAAAGTGCTGGGACTGGCAGTGGCCTTCATTCTGGGTGTATATTTGGGGCAGCTAGTTCAATCCCTTGTGAATAATCTGATAATGCCCATTGTGGAATTCGCCCTACCCAATGTAGAATGGAACCAAATCGAAATCGGTCCTTTTGGTGTTGGAGCGTTCATTGGCGACCTTATCACCTTCATAATCATAGCATTTGTCGTGTTTGTCATAGTCAAAGTAGCAAATCGAGCCGGCATTAAGTAGAGCCTTCTAGTTCAGAAGTCGCCAGGTATATGCGGAAATGGGTAAGCCTAATTTAGACCTGCCTCTAGAACACAAAGAGCGATTGGACGTAACCTCAGTGAATGAGCTATATTCCTACCTTGTGAAACAGTTGGTGCTATATACTGTAGTTGGTGCCGCCATCCGCATTTTCTTGTATGATTTTCCCGTGATTGAAACAGCTTGGTTGCTCGTGGGTTTGTCATTCAGTGTGGGTAGTGGTGGAACTGTGCTTCAATTGGCCCGCCTGACCAATAAGAAGCACTATGCATTAGGAGGAATATTCCTCATCATTTTTGGGTTACTCCCCTTCTGAGAGAGGCTACCCTTTGCCGATTCGTGGCAGGAACATAGGAACTTCATCTCCATACTCCTCGTATCGGTCTCCAAACATCCTTGCAAGTTGTTTCTCCTCTGCGTGACTCATAGCATATACTGCAACGAAGATAACCGGAGTCAACAGAAAAGAGTATAATCCTGACATGAGTAGGCTAATACCGATATGGGACAGAATACCCCCCAAATACTGAGGGTGTCTGCATTTTACGTATATCCCATTTGTGACCAATTCGTTCGGTAATTGGGTTTGAGAAACACTTAGCGAAAGTTCTGATACTGCACTTAATCCGAAATAGGCGCCGAATACTAGGAAGAACAAGCCAACAATAAAATGAATGATGGGAATTTGGATTTCAATGATTGGTATACTAATCCAAAACGATTGGAAGATGGGCAAACTAAGAGCGGGTTGGGGAACAAACCAGATTCCTGCCCAAGAAGCAAACAGCAACCATCCTGAAACAATACCGATTACATTACCTATTTTCCTTCCCCAATGTTCTCCAAATTGCTCTGTTAACTTCGTTCGATTCAACGAGACGATGTGAAATAGAGCAGATATCCCGAACAGGGCCAAGAAAAGCAATAGTAGTTCATCCATGGATTTTCCCCCCACGCATTGTAGTTGCCTATATTCTTCGAAAGTTATGGATTGTTCCTGTCTCCAGGTTATCCCAATGCATCAATTCGAGCTCTGTGGATTGATGATGATCGAAAACTGATTCAGTTATCTCAAGTACATCATGGGGACTGATGCTTTGGGTATGAAGATGTTTGATGAAGACAGAGAGTTTCCCCCCGTGTTTGAGAATTCGGTCAAACTCATCCAAGAGGCGTCTATAGGGATTAAGAGTGCCATCGATTCTAAGCAAGCTGCGAATGATGTCATAAAAGAGGACAAAATCAACAGAATCTTCTTCTAGATTTATCTTGAGCTCGCCGTTTGTTCTCATAGGTATGATGATGTCATCAAGATTCATGACGGAAGCTCGGTACATCAGTTCATCTATGGCTGAGTGTTTCTTGTCAAGGGCGTAGACCGTGCCCTTACTCCCGACTACTCTTGCAGCTGGGATTGTGTAATGGCCCACTCTGCAACCGAAATCGAGCACGACATTCCTTGGTTGTAAACCTATCCTTCGGAAGAACTCTTCTCCCATCTTACTATACCATTTGAGGACATCTGAGCCAATAGAAAGGGAATCCAGAATGTTCTTCTCAGCAGCTTCCTGAGTTTCGAGTTCTTTGTTACCCTTTTTGTTGTTCATTCTCTACACTTCCCGATCTACAGCAATTAGACTATTCTTTCATATTCAACCTTTTCAAGCATGTTTCTAAACTATTCGAAAAAACGAATACAGTATGTATAGGAAAACATTTTGTTCAACTCTGAGTGCCTCTACAATCCGTAGTTGAAAATAGCCATTGTGAAAGGGGCTACGGGGTGGTTCAATGATTCAAAACAAACCCTATTCTGCTATCATATTTTTCATCTTCCTCATTTCGTTGGGTTCTCCAATTCTAAAATCCACTAGAACATGGCAAGGGGACTCTGAAGCTGCTTTTTCGCGTACTCCGAGTGATTCATTATTTGGCAACAATCCTCTGATGCCGGAAGAATCACCTCAAACTACTCCAAAAAACCCTGGTCATAACCTATTTACTGAATCGTCAATTGGGAATGAAGAAGTTATTGAAGAAGGAATCCTTGATGCTCTAGATGTGGAACAAAGGGGCTATACAACTCCTGGCATATTAGCTGGCAGGACTGATACCGGGATAGGCACATCCTACGCGTTTCCCTTGGACGAGGAGCATGATTGGGTTGCAAGCATGGCTGAGCTTGAGGTATGGAATCTTACAAGATTATACGCTGTAAATGGCAGTTTCATTGACGGAATTCCCGGACCAAATGTGAATCCCAACGGAAGTGTAGCATATCGTCCCTTTGGCTGGGATGCTACAAGTTATGAACCTGAAGGATATAATCAGACGCAGGTTGCAGCGTATGACGATAGCGATACAGGGTACGTCGTCGTTGAGAATCAAGGTGAGAGACAAGGGGCGAATAACAAGCAAGTACACGCAGCCGGCACCTATGTGATTTGGAATCAGACTCTTAGAAATCTCGATCACGTAGATGAGGCTTTCTTATCTTTTAGGTACCTCTACCTCAGAGGCCCTTTAGGGGATTTGAACCAAGGCTCGTGTTTCATAAGAGTTCTGATAGACGATACTGCGATCTGGAATGTAAGCCTTCTCGATGTTGGTGACCGGGGAGTGTGGAACAGCACTGGCCGAATACCGGTAAACTTGACGGAACTCAGTAGTTCTGCTAATTTGAAAATTGGGCTATTCATAGATGAAACCATGGAGTTGAAGCCGGAGGATCAAGGGATAGAAAATGCTGTATATATCACGACATACCTTGATGATTTATCACTGTACGCGAAGAACCCTCCTTCCTTTTCTGAAGTATCGCTAGAATACAAAGTCGGAGAGAATACAACATCTGTAATTGGGAGCAACGGAGAAGGATTTGCTTCAATCAGTTTTGAGGATTATGTCACATCCGGCCCTGTTGATGTTGCTGTTATATCAAACACTTCTGTTTCTTTCTTGCACCAACCGAGGCTACTCTCTCATAAATTCGATAACTCTAGTTGGACAACTGATTTTGAGAAAAAGGGTGTAGCCTATTCTATAGCTGCTAATCAGAGTTCAAATTTGACACTCTACACGTATCTTGGGACTCGAGAAGAATACGAAAACTTCTCCCTTGTTTTGTATCATCCAATCGATTGGATGAATCCTAGAGTATACGATCCATTCCTTGTTGAGGTGTCAGACCAATGTATTGTCCAAGAGGGCCGACTAGAGGTTCCACAGTCTGTTTTGAACCGTCTTGGATGGTGGCTCGTCAGCTTTAGTTCACCCAACTACGTCGAAACGTTCTGTTCGCAGATTCGGAATGAGAAAGAGTCCTACTGGTCTAACACAACATCTTATGCTACCGGAAACCTCACAAGAGTACTAGCATCCCTAGGAAGTGAATATAAAATAAGCTCAAACTTGGAGAATCTACATTTTAGATGGCGGATGCCCAACGGAACAATCTGGTATAATACTACCGTTGATTCGAGTAGCCCGGTTTCTGCACCTACTCAAGGGCTGCGACTATCTGGCTCCAATACTACTGCTGGTCAATGGAGGACTGAATTGTTCTGGACTAACGGTACGGAACTTGCTCTTAGCTCCATATCGTTTACTCTCCGTCATATAGTATCAATTGAGCCCATCCAACCCATCATTGAAACGGAAGTTGGTGAGACAATCAACGTCCTTGTTAGATTAGAGGACGCTGACAATGGAGATTTAATCATGACTGGTCCAACCACCGTTACAATGGAATGGGCTGAATCTACATACGAATTCGTTCCAAATATACTAAGGAACTGGTGGGAGGCCAGTGTAGACACTTCAGTGCGCCCTGCTGGCTCTTACATGATGAATGTCTCCGTTTCATCTCCCTATTTCTGGGATACATTCTGCACAATCGAGCTTCAATCTGTATTCTCTACAGATTTGAACTCACCTGAAGGCCCAATTGAACCCCTTGTATTTGGCAGGCCACATTCCTTCACATTTTCATACTCACTCAAGCTGAACGGGAGCAACATTAGAGGAGCAAATATTTCAGTTTCGCAGTTTGGAACGGGAGATTACGACGTTGAGGAAGCAGAGAATGGTCTCTATAATTTGACAATTATCCCTGGCAATCTCGGCAATCAGAGTCTGGTTTTGACTTTCAAGAAGGAGGGTTGTGAATCTCAGTACTACATTTTTACCTATCTTGTTGTGAGAGTTCCCATCCAAGTCTCAATTGAGTCTTCTCTTGTTGGAGTTGAAGGAGACTCCATTGATTTGGAGATAAAAGTGACAGAATCTGATACGGGTGAACCTGTTACAAATGCCACTGTTGTTTATGGAATCTTCCCTGCAGTAGGAGATTCCATTGAAACAGGAAGCGCGGAAGAGTCTTCCCCGGGTTCTTATCTGGCCTCTATTACCATTCCTACATCTGATTCCAATGGATACCGATTACGAGTGCAGGTTGAAAAGGCGAATTTCGAGTCCATTGACGATTTCAGCGCAGAGCTCGTCTCACTTGTAAATCAACAAGCCCGGCTGGTCTATTATGGCACCCGTATTGGGGGCATATTGGCTTTTCTAGCAATATCCGGGGTTGTGTATACACTGTATCGTAGAAAGAAGAATGCCGAATACCAAGAAGCTCTGGCTGTTAAACGCCGCTTTGAGGATGCTAGTGATTTGATAGGAATCATCGTTCTGCACAAAGATAGCGGTCTACCTGTATATTCCAAGATTCTAAAAGGCGGTTTTGATGAAAGCGTGATTTCTGCATTCATTACTGCTATCAGCCATTTCAGATCAGAATTTGATTCTGAAAGCATGGAGGCAAAATGGAAAATATTGCCTATTTCAGATATTATTCGTGCAGTAGAAACTGAAAACTTGATTTGTGCATTTATCACTGTTAGCAAACCTTCCGAAATCCAAGAAGATAGGATGAAGCAATTTGCAATTGCTGTTGGTGATGCTATTGACGATTTATACGAGGATAGACCGACTAAAGCCGAAGATGAAAGCGTAACGAATCTTATTGATACCTTGTTCGATAGCACTTTAGATGGTCATCTCCTGAAATACTACAAGCGCGGCACATCTGAGGAGTTCCCTGGTAGATACAAGTGCTTGGAAGAAGTACTGGAAGGAACGGAGAGCCATTGTGCGAAGCCAAGTTATCTTACAAGAAGCATGTCAAAGTGCGGTGTGAATGAGCCGAAAGCAAGCAAACTTGTGATGGAGGCTATCGATAAGGATCTACTGATTTCCTGTCAA encodes the following:
- a CDS encoding large conductance mechanosensitive channel protein MscL; the protein is NFVEEFKEFLSKYKVLGLAVAFILGVYLGQLVQSLVNNLIMPIVEFALPNVEWNQIEIGPFGVGAFIGDLITFIIIAFVVFVIVKVANRAGIK
- a CDS encoding methyltransferase domain-containing protein, whose product is MNNKKGNKELETQEAAEKNILDSLSIGSDVLKWYSKMGEEFFRRIGLQPRNVVLDFGCRVGHYTIPAARVVGSKGTVYALDKKHSAIDELMYRASVMNLDDIIIPMRTNGELKINLEEDSVDFVLFYDIIRSLLRIDGTLNPYRRLLDEFDRILKHGGKLSVFIKHLHTQSISPHDVLEITESVFDHHQSTELELMHWDNLETGTIHNFRRI